The following coding sequences lie in one Candoia aspera isolate rCanAsp1 chromosome 11, rCanAsp1.hap2, whole genome shotgun sequence genomic window:
- the CEBPA gene encoding CCAAT/enhancer-binding protein alpha — protein MEPGNFYEADARPPMPSALHPQQQRPPPAAAHLPSAAHGLHPPAGPFGYLAASELPEICEHENSIDLSAYIDPGAFNDEFLADLFQHSKQQERAAKAGLECAGAGMPGAGFPQGAGALYCYAADKLEGSAAYERLGQGPPPLPGLRPLLIKQEPHEDAEAAALAALYPPPPAGPACSHLQYQAAHCAQTTVHLQPGGQPTPPPTPAPSPHGHHPPHRLHPGAAPPSSSSSSSGKNKKSLDKNSSEYRVRRERNNIAVRKSRDKAKQRNAETQQKVVELSSDNDRLRKRVEQLSRELETLRGIFRQLPESSLVKAMGSCS, from the coding sequence ATGGAGCCGGGCAACTTCTACGAGGCGGACGCGCGCCCCCCGATGCCCAGCGCCCTCCACCCGCAGCAGCAgcgcccgccgcccgccgccgcgCACCTGCCCTCCGCCGCGCACGGCCTCCACCCGCCGGCCGGCCCCTTCGGCTACCTGGCCGCGTCGGAGCTGCCGGAGATCTGCGAGCACGAGAACTCCATCGACCTGAGCGCCTACATAGACCCGGGCGCCTTCAACGACGAGTTCCTGGCCGACCTCTTCCAGCACAGCAAGCAGCAGGAGCGCGCCGCCAAGGCCGGCCTGGAGTGCGCCGGGGCCGGGATGCCGGGCGCCGGGTTCCCGCAGGGCGCGGGCGCGCTCTACTGCTACGCCGCTGACAAGCTGGAGGGCAGCGCCGCCTACGAGCGCCTGGGCCAGGGCCCCCCGCCGCTGCCGGGCCTGCGCCcgctgctcatcaagcaggagcccCACGAGGACGCGGAGGCGGCCGCCCTGGCCGCGCTCTACCCGCCGCCGCCCGCGGGGCCCGCCTGCAGCCACCTCCAGTACCAAGCGGCGCACTGCGCCCAGACCACGGTGCACCTGCAGCCCGGCGGGCAGCCCACCCCGCCGCCCACGCCCGCGCCCAGCCCGCACGGCCACCACCCGCCCCACCGGCTGCACCCCGGCGCCgcgcccccctcctcctcctcctcctcgtcggGCAAGAACAAGAAGTCGCTGGACAAGAACAGCAGCGAGTACCGCGTGCGGCGCGAGCGCAACAACATCGCGGTGCGCAAGAGCCGCGACAAGGCCAAGCAGCGCAACGCCGAGACGCAGCAGAAGGTGGTGGAGCTGAGCAGCGACAACGACCGGCTCCGCAAGCGGGTCGAGCAGCTCAGCCGCGAGCTGGAGACGCTCCGCGGCATCTTCCGGCAGCTGCCCGAGAGCTCGCTGGTCAAGGCCATGGGCAGCTGCTCCTGA